From a region of the Georgenia yuyongxinii genome:
- a CDS encoding MarR family winged helix-turn-helix transcriptional regulator — MAANQARDGVLQRHGVVERDAALEREVADDIHAAFVSVLRWASRSAVRGRLWADGGVELTPTDAWLLEALATHSPMRVTMLATWQGVDKSTVTPQVRRLEQAGLVDRHRDPVDGRASLLTLSAAGREVRERVRAVGGDVLSEGMADWTESDRRTFARLLGRFAQTLDGGPRREAAAAGPATGAHAD, encoded by the coding sequence ATGGCTGCGAACCAGGCGCGGGACGGCGTGCTGCAGCGCCACGGCGTCGTGGAGCGCGATGCGGCCCTCGAGCGTGAGGTCGCGGACGACATCCATGCCGCGTTCGTCTCGGTCCTCCGGTGGGCGAGCCGCTCCGCCGTCCGCGGGCGGTTGTGGGCCGACGGCGGGGTCGAGCTCACGCCCACCGACGCGTGGCTGCTCGAGGCGCTGGCCACGCACAGCCCCATGCGGGTGACGATGCTCGCGACCTGGCAGGGCGTGGACAAGTCCACCGTGACGCCGCAGGTCCGCCGGCTGGAGCAGGCGGGGCTCGTCGACAGGCACCGCGACCCCGTGGACGGGCGCGCCTCCCTGCTCACCCTCTCGGCCGCCGGACGCGAGGTGCGTGAGCGGGTGCGTGCCGTCGGCGGCGACGTCCTCTCCGAAGGCATGGCCGACTGGACCGAGAGCGACCGTCGGACGTTTGCCCGGCTGCTCGGCCGTTTCGCCCAGACGCTCGACGGCGGGCCTCGCCGGGAGGCGGCCGCCGCTGGTCCGGCAACAGGCGCGCACGCGGACTGA